TTCTAAGCCAACTTCATAcgatgaaataaagtaaaaccaTTGTAGTTTTATCTTTAGATATTGAAGAATAAACTACATAGATTGTcgtatgttatgttttaaaaacatctgAGCAACTTGCCCTTATTAGCAGAATACTACCTGCCAAAAATGACGAAGtttaagaacagaacagaacatttataaaaccaGAAAAGTCATAGACGCTTGCAGCCGAATTCAGTACAAAACTTTATTGCTGTTGCCTACAGATACAGAACGACAATAAATCGACAATTGGCAGGTATGGCACTTATTTGGTACACTTGGATGTAACCAAAAGATGCCCCGTTTGTTGTTAGTAGCAAGCATCACAGCGATATTCGAACCCACtctgaaatatataaagttGAACCAAATTAAATTATAGATTAGATAACGAACCCAACATGTTTcttattaatgatatttttaatatatatccaTTTTATAAATGTCCGGTCATGAGACTTTTCTAAGAAAAATCCGTACTATTGAAGATACTTGATATATAAACAGTAGTCAATTAGCAGtttcaactgacaaaaaaatgacCACGTTTGCAATTATGATAAcacttgattaaaaaaaaactgcacaTTTTATCAACACAAAATTTGGATCTTGATTATTTGAGTCACATAAGTATTTCGAATAATTAAGTAATAAGATAAAGATACTGTTTAATTTTACAGGCACGACTGCTTTTAAAGTGGTCAAATGTGAGCTTTTGAGATCGCCTATTGTTCGTCGTCCGTAGTCCATTGTGGACAGTTTGATTGTTTCCACTCTGGCATCAACATTTCTAAAACACTCTTAGTCAAATTTGGACCCAAAGCGCTTGTGGCCACATGGTCTCGGTCAAGGGCCAAGTCTGACCAGGAGGTCAAGAGCTGTTGCCATTAATTCCGCTAACAATATTACCACACTTTAACCTagtatatttatttaccaaTGTTTATCAAACTTTAAAAGTAATTTGTTTGACCATAATATATCGGTCAAGTTAGATTATAAACGAATTAGTAAATCACGGGTTATGGGACATTGACTTGTAAAATATGGTATATTGAACGTCGGAAACTCTTAATCACCATCATTTGtttactaatactaatactgtAATACTAATAATATTTGAATACGAATGTAGGACCATAAGATTTCGGCCAACTTTGATTATTgatcaataatgataaaaaaagttatgtgCATGGTTTGAAAACATtccatatttgatatttttacactCTAACACCTTTCTTTAGTTACCTAAACTGATTTTGGTTTGTTCGATTATAGACTTAATAGGAATAGATAGTCAAAAGTCATGTGCCCGGGATCTGTAAAAAACTATAATTAGCATTTTTGACACTCAGGCAGTTTCACTTGTTAAGCAATGCTAATTATATATAAGACTGAATTGAATTATCATAATATCACGGTTAAGTGCGATACTTGACCAAATCTGACCAGTAAGCACTTTCATTTCTCAACTTTAATCGTatgcaattttatatataatcttTATTGCTCTGAAAGTTAAATCACACCATTGTGAACATAATAATTTCTAACAAGACTTGAAACAACCGTTTCAGATGAACTTGTTTTAAACTTGTGAGCGCATCATGCAtcatcaaatattgttttacccCGTAACAATAGCAAATATCTTCACACCACTTTGTCGTCCCGCAACAGCCACCATCAGCGTAGTCGTTGGCTTTACAACTGAGGCTACACAAGCCGAACTTACATGATGTACCAAATGGCATCTCTTCCGTATCTTTTCCTATATTGTAAAAACAGTTCattatttgtacatattaattaatatacttttactgtttatatatttgaattttgggATGATAGACCTTTTTGAGATCGTTACCATCTGCAGAGGCTCAAAATGGTGTACAGGCCGAGTGCGTAGCACGAGGgttgaaaactattttaagggCCTTTGCTGATGGTAAAGACCGAAAACATATGCATTATCgttattattacataaaatacatcCCAATGAgtaacttttgtgtttaaaaaagttgttataTGTCACGAAAATACAAAGAATTTAGTTAGAAATAAGTATCATAACGGTACGtgtgaaaaagttttacattaaattcGATAATGGCCGCGAAATAACTC
This genomic stretch from Mya arenaria isolate MELC-2E11 chromosome 10, ASM2691426v1 harbors:
- the LOC128204075 gene encoding defensin gallicin-like — translated: MKQFLIALSIVIIAVGSEGKDTEEMPFGTSCKFGLCSLSCKANDYADGGCCGTTKWCEDICYCYGSGFEYRCDACY